From Pseudomonas sp. CCI4.2, one genomic window encodes:
- a CDS encoding NAD(P)H-dependent oxidoreductase produces MKKILLLNGGKKFAHSDGLYNATLHNAALAFLDHSGFDVKETQIDAGYDVVEEVAKFVWADVIIYQMPAWWMGAPWIVKKYIDEVFTEGYSSLYANDGRTRSDASQRYGSGGLLHGKQYMISATWNAPQQAFDDPADFFEGKGVDAVYFPFHKANEFLGLAALPTFLCVDVMKVPAIEADVKRYEAHLAKVFSV; encoded by the coding sequence ATGAAAAAGATTTTGCTACTGAACGGCGGTAAAAAATTCGCGCACTCCGATGGTTTATACAACGCTACCTTGCACAACGCCGCACTGGCCTTTCTCGACCACTCGGGCTTCGACGTTAAAGAAACACAGATCGATGCCGGTTATGACGTGGTTGAGGAAGTGGCGAAGTTTGTTTGGGCTGACGTGATCATTTATCAGATGCCGGCATGGTGGATGGGCGCGCCGTGGATCGTAAAAAAGTACATCGACGAGGTGTTCACCGAAGGTTATAGCAGCCTGTACGCCAACGACGGTCGCACCCGCTCCGACGCTTCCCAGCGTTATGGCAGTGGTGGTCTGTTGCACGGTAAGCAGTACATGATTTCCGCTACCTGGAACGCGCCACAACAGGCGTTCGACGACCCGGCTGACTTTTTCGAAGGCAAGGGTGTGGACGCGGTATATTTCCCGTTCCATAAGGCCAACGAATTTCTGGGCCTGGCGGCGCTGCCGACATTCCTGTGCGTAGACGTGATGAAGGTCCCGGCCATTGAGGCGGATGTGAAGCGTTATGAGGCGCATCTGGCAAAGGTGTTTAGCGTTTAA